The segment TTGCCACACTCGGATTTGCAGAAATTATTCGTATATTCTTTTTAAATATTGATTATGTTGGTGGAGCTGCTGGTATGCAGGTTTCTCACTTAACTACATGGACATATGCATTTATTTGCTTGTTCATCACTGTTTTGGTCATTGTAAACTTCACGAACTCACGACATGGCCGTGCCGCAATCTCCATTAGAGAAAATGAGATTGCAGCAGACGCAATGGGAATAAACACGACTTATTATAAAGTTGCTGCATTTGCAATTGGCTCTTTGTTCGCTGGGGTTGCCGGAGCATTGCAGGCACATAATTTCTATATTATCAGTCCAACCAACTTTGGTTTTTTAAAGTCCTTTGACATTCTTATTTATGTTGTTTTAGGCGGATTAGGAAGCTTGTCCGGTTCCGTGATAGCAGCTGTCTTCTTAACGATTATTTCAACATTTCTGCAGGACTATCCATCAACACGGATGATTATTTACAGCCTTGTTCTTGTTATTGTGATGCTGTATCGTCCGAAAGGATTGATGGGTACGATGGAGATCACTGATTTATTCAAGCGGAAAGGAGGCGGCTCAAATGACAAATAATACAGCTCTATTGCAAGTGAAGGGTGCAGGCATTCAATTTGGTGGTCTAAAGGCAGTATCAGAAATCAATATAGAGCTTAACCGCGGCGAATTGATTGGCTTAATAGGACCGAATGGTGCAGGGAAAACAACAACCTTCAACATGCTAACAGGTGTGTATGCACCAACAGAAGGAGAAATTGTGTTTGATGGGAAAAAGCTGACGGGTCTAAAGCCGTTCCAAGTAACAAGACGCGGTATCAGCAGAACCTTCCAGAATATTCGTCTTTTCAATGAGTTAACTGTCCTTGATAATGTTAAGGTTGCTTATCATTCCTTAGCAAAGCATTCCATGATAAGCAGCATTCTTCGCCTTCCTTCCCATTTTGCTGGTGAGAAGGAAATGGAGGAAAAGTCAATTGAGTTCCTGAAAATCTTTCAGCTTGAACGTTATAAAGATGAAAAGGCAAAAAACCTGCCGTACGGCC is part of the Niallia taxi genome and harbors:
- a CDS encoding branched-chain amino acid ABC transporter permease, giving the protein MKKSKSFWVFLVLSIIAYSVIQYLITYQVIDSVYSNMIILTAINIMLAVSLHLVIGITGQFSIGHAGFLAVGAYVSAIVTMKLQLPFPVAIIAGGVVAALAGLLVGIPTLRLRGDYLAIATLGFAEIIRIFFLNIDYVGGAAGMQVSHLTTWTYAFICLFITVLVIVNFTNSRHGRAAISIRENEIAADAMGINTTYYKVAAFAIGSLFAGVAGALQAHNFYIISPTNFGFLKSFDILIYVVLGGLGSLSGSVIAAVFLTIISTFLQDYPSTRMIIYSLVLVIVMLYRPKGLMGTMEITDLFKRKGGGSNDK
- a CDS encoding ABC transporter ATP-binding protein: MTNNTALLQVKGAGIQFGGLKAVSEINIELNRGELIGLIGPNGAGKTTTFNMLTGVYAPTEGEIVFDGKKLTGLKPFQVTRRGISRTFQNIRLFNELTVLDNVKVAYHSLAKHSMISSILRLPSHFAGEKEMEEKSIEFLKIFQLERYKDEKAKNLPYGQQRRLEIARALAAGPKLLLLDEPAAGMNPQETHELMELIAFIRKQFDLTILLIEHDMPLVMGICERIYVLDHGQLIAAGTPDVIRNHPKVIEAYLGEEVSE